Part of the ANME-2 cluster archaeon genome is shown below.
TGATGGCTCTAGTGGCAAAAGGAAAACCGCAGGCGGGATTGCCTTTCCTGAACACTGGGGCTATACTGGGATATGTAGCAGGTTGCCTGTGGAGCAGCATACCAATAATCCCCTTATAATCGAAGGATATTTCATACATAGAATAGCTTAAAAATATCATTCTATAAAATAACCTGAAGAACGAGGTTGCATCCTGATGCCAATAGGCGTATATACCTGCCACTGCGGCAGCAACATTGCGGGCCACCTGAATGTGGAATCAGTACGTGAATTTGCCAGTACCCTGCCTGACGTTGTCGTATCAAAAGATATTACCTTTGCATGCGGGGACCAGGGACAGGATGAGATCAAAAAGGATATTCAGGAAATGGATCTGGACCGAATCGTGGTGGCTGCATGCTCCCCCAGGCTGCACGAAGTGACCTTCAGACGGGCGGCAAAGGCAGCCGGACTGAATCCCTATCTGGTCGAGATCGTGAATATAAGGGAGCAATGCAGCTGGGTACACAGGGATTCTTATCATTACACCACCCAGAAGGCCAAGGACCTGGTGGCTATGGGTGTAGCAAGGGCGAGACTGCTCAGTCCCCTCATGCTCGAGACTGTTCCGGCCATCAGGGACGTGCTGGTCATAGGTGGCGGAGTCACCGGTGTCCAGGCAGCACTCAACATGGCAGATAGCGGAATAAAGGTACATCTGGTCGAGCGCGAGCCTATGCTGGGAGGCTGGATGGCATGGCTCAACGAGGTGTTCCCTACCAACGACTGTTCCATGTGCGTGCTGGCTCCCAGGCTTACCGAGGTCATCGACCACCCCAATATAACCGTACATACCTATTCTGAGATAAAAGATATTACAGGACATATCGGGAATTTCCATATTAAAGTGAGACACAAACCCAGGTACGTTGATGAATTAAAGTGCAAGGGGTGTATCGAACTGTGTGCTACCGTGTGCCCCATAGAAGTGCCACAGGAAATTGATGGTGGGTTGAGCCTGCGTAAGGCCATCTACCTGCCTCATGCCCAGGCTGTGCCCCTTGTGGCCGTGGTCGACCCTGAACACTGCGTGGGGTGTAAATTGTGCGAGAAGGCATGCGAACCCGAGGCAGTGGATTTTGACCAGAAGGAAGAAGGTGTTGAGTTCAGTGTGGGTGCCATTATCGTGGCCACCGGACACCGTCCCTTTGATGCATCGCGCAAACCGGAATATGGTTATGGCACGATCCGCAACGTCATTACCAGCATGGAACTTGAGCAGATGCTGAATGCTTCGGGCCCTACCAGCGGGATGGTTGTCCGTCCTTCGGATGGACAAAAGGCGAAAAGGGTGGCATTTATTCAATGCGTGGGCAGCAGGGATGAGACTGTGGGCAACCCGTATTGTTCCAGGGTGTGCTGCATGGTTGCTATAAAGAACGCCGGGCTTATCAGGGAAAGGAATCCTGAAACAACGGTCAGTGTACATTATATCGACATCAGGGCCGGCGGCGAGAACTATGAGGAGTACTATATCAGGAACCAGGAAAAAGGTGTGGAATTCATCAGGGGGAGGTTGGCGTCAGTGAAAGAGGTTGATGGTGAAGCTGTCATCACCTATGAAGATACCATGACCGGGGAGATTGTGGACCAGACTGTGGACCTGGTAGTGCTCTCAGTAGGCCTTGAGCCAAATCCCTATTCCGGTGAAATTGTCAATACCCTGAACCTGAGCCAGCGGCCTGATAGGTTCATCCAGGTAGCCCATCCCAAGATGCGCCCGGTAGACACCCATACCAGGGGCGTGTTCGTAGCAGGCTGTGCTTCCGGTCCCAAGGAGATACAGGTGTCCATTGCACAGGGAATTGCCGCATCAGCCAGGGCCATAAGTATATTAAGCAGTGGCAGTATCCCGAAAGATGTGATGGGGGTTGAGGTCATTGATGACCTTTGTACAGGATGCCGGCTCTGTGAGGAGGTCTGCCCTTATGACAGGATAACGGTAGTGAACGGCAAAGCTGTGGTGGACGAACTGACCTGCAGCGGATGCGGTGCCTGCGCTGCTGCCTGTCCCGGTGGTGCCCTGCAGCCCAGGCATTTCACTGACGGCCAGATACTGGCACAGGTACAAGCAGCCACTCATGACATAAAAGAAACTCCGCTCATTATCGCTTTTTTATGCCACTGGTGCAGTTATGCTGCAGCTGACCTGGCTGGTTCGCTGGGTGCGGGCTATCCAACCAATGTCAGGAACATCCGTGTGATGTGTGCGGGCAGGGTGAACCCGTCATTCGTACTGAAGGCTTTGAAAGGCGGTGCGGATGGTGTGCTTGTGGCAGGGTGCCGGTTCGGTGAATGCCATTACCTGACCGGGAATCGTAAGGCTCAGCAACGGGTGGATATCCTGAAAAGTATGCTGGCTGATAGGGGGATCGACCCCAGGCGCGTGAGAACTGCGTGGGTGGCTGCCAGTGAAGGCGGGAAGTTTGCGCAGGAGGTCCGTGATTTTGTGGATGAACTGGTTGGGATAGGTGCTATCGGAAGTGAACTTGATGCATCTGATACAGATATCAACACGGGTGAATAAGAATACTGAAGATGGAAGACCCAGCAAGACTTAAACCGCTATCATTTACCAAAGTATTTATCAGGTCCATTACCAATAAGAAATTGTTTTGTTATGTCTGAGAAATTCTTTACCACAGTTTTACACATGCTCAGGGACCGCCAGTTGTCCATCAGTGGAGTCTCACGCGAACTCAAGTCCAGCGGGTATGACCAGCACAGGCTTATCATCACAGGATACCTGAGGGCACTGTACGACGCAGGTTATCTTGAAGAACTGGATATCCCGCCTTCAAAGGTATATACCTACAATCACAAAAGGCAGGAGAAAGACTTATACCTGATGCTGGAAGACCGCCTGAAGGAGGTGGATTCTGATATCAGATTCCCCGTGGCTGTTCATATATTGACCACCCTGTTCAACCGTCCCTGTTTCAGGTATGAATTGAACCTGCTTGAGATAACTCCAAAAGATAGTCCTTATGTGAGAGAATCCAATGACGGACGGCTCAGGGAATACAGGGAGGATATTACCCGGTTCGATATACCTGCCAGTGATAAAGCCTATGAGATGAAGGGTGCGGATGTAAATATCATTGCAAAAAGTGGTGAGGTCATTTTTGGCATTTTAAAGGACAAGGTGAACATGACAGGATTGAGGTCAAGATACCATGCCACACGGATATCTGATTATTAAATACAGCTATGCTGGCAAGGAGTGATTTCACATGGCAGTAATTTCACTGCTCTCTGATTTCGGGGACCTGTACCCGGCCCAGATGAAAGCCGTCATTTTACGTATCAATCCAACTGCTGTGCTTGTAGATATCTCACACCAGATACCTGCCCAGGACATCAGTGCCGGAGCCTTTGCCCTGATGATATCGGCACCGCATTTCCCTGAAGGTACGGTGCACCTTGCTGTGGTTGACCCTGGCGTAGGCACATCCAGGCGCCCTATAGCAGTACAGGCCGGGGCACATTTTTTTGTAGGGCCTGACAATGGTCTGCTGATTCCAGCGGCTTGCGGGGCAGGACAGGATCTTACGGTACGTGAGATCACCAACCCGGATCTTTTGCTTGAACCTTCATCCACGTTCCACGGACGGGATATATTTGCCCCGGTTGCAGCTCACCTGTCATCAGGAATGGCAGTGGCAGACGTAGGTGATACGATACAGAATTTTGTGGAAATGGATTTTTGTGGCTCTGGGGTAATGGATGGGAAAGTGCGGGGGCAAATCGTGTATGTGGATGGTTTTGGTAATGCCATTACAAATATCCCGGGCAAAGTTATGTTCGAGTGGTTTAAATACGGTGATGTACTGGATATTTATGGTGTGAACATGCTTTTTGTCAAAACATACGGTAGCGTGAAAAAAGGTATGCCTCTTCTTGTTGTTGGTAGCCACGGTTATCTGGAGATATCGGTAAATTCAGGTAGTGCCGTCAAATTGTTTGGATTGGAGCTAGGGAGCCATTTTGATTTGGTCCCTCCTGGTTCATTCTTTTTGTGAAGTAAATGTGAACTGATAAAATACTATATCAGGTATATTTACGTATTATTAGCTCATATAGAGATTATATATAATATCAAGCTCTAAATTATGGACAATATTCTATAATAGTTATATTTCATACAATTATTGGTAAAATAAGCTTATATACAGGGTAGATATGGTAAAATCAAAATGTTAACATTTATGGTAGTTAATGGAATTAATATTCTATAATAAAATTATATAGCAGTGGGATGAATTAGGCAATGCTTCGAAAAAATGTATCAATTAGTAATAACCATTTAAAAATAATAGACCCCATTTTAAAAAAAAATAATGGCAATCTATCAGCTACTATACGTGATATTATTGATTTCACCGGTTTTATCGTTAAAAAATTTGGAAGTATTGAGAATGCGAAAGAAGAGCTTTCAAAAGAAAATCATTCACACGATTACTATGTTGACAGTATATATGGCATTACTATGCCCCTTTCTATGTTCAGGTGGCTTCTTGAATCCAGGGATAAATCGAACCTTCCGATAATAGAGGAAGTTACCCAGCTCTTTATGCCAGAATCTGGTGGTGCTACAGATCTCGAAAGTGTGATTAAAGATATTAATGATAAAAATTCGTTGCTAAAATGGCCTTTGTACATAAAAACCCACATTGAGGGCGAGAAATATATAATTTTGATAAGCGGTTCTGACACCCTGATAAATAAGTTCGGAGCCATGTTATTATCCATGTATCTTGCTAATCTGGATGAACCATTAAAGTTAACGAATGTCCTCAAACTGCCATCTTCCATTCAGCTGCAGTTTATTACCAGTAAAAAAAGCGATGCTAAGGAAGCCTTTGAACGTTTTTATGGGAAAATGGCCGACCTGCCTGTTAAAAGCTGATTCAATTCGGGATCGTTACTACTAACAAATATATAATAGTTAAACAATAAGAATTTTCCTTGCTATAGTATTTCCTGAAAATACGAAGGTTGAACAATGAATGTGATAATTTCCAGTTTATTTGTATCTTTCAGCAGGCACAAGCGATTTATTCTCACGTTATTTTTCCTTCTTGTAATAATTCCGGTTTTCAGCCTGAACTATAAAGATATCCGTTTCAGGGACGACAACCTTGTTATCATTAACCAGTTGGAAGGACACCATGGTCTGATGGAGATGTATGTCCACATATATAGTAGTGTATTCCTGTTTATTGCCTGTATTATTTCGATCCTGGTCCTGTACGAACAATTTAAGGATTCTTCTTTTACCTGGAGGCCTATGATGGCCGGGATATTTGTAACAGGAATGATAGGTCTTAGTGACGGGATTGACCATTTGTTCGCGGTATATGTTTCAAGTGGTTTTATTGCCCTGGCCGGGCACAATTTTTTTCATTTCATACATGAGTTCGGTGGCCCTATTGCAATCTTCTTTTTTTTCCGGGGAACGAAAGAATATTCGATGCAATTCAGGGAAGGTGGCAAGCCCATGTCAAAAACCAGGATAATCACTTTATTATCGGTACTTCCATTACTGGCTTTACTTGCAACCGTATCCTCAATTGACATACTTGATGTAGACATCGCCAATACTACCGGTTTTATAGTTACTGTGGCAACATTGATACTCGCCGGCCTTACCATAAGAGAATCATACCGGCAGTGGGAAGTACAAAGTTTTTTAATGGGCTATATTTCTCTGCTTGCGGTTTCTGTGTCATTGCTCTTTGTCACTATCCTTGTAAGTATGAATTCTTATGTGTTGGAAAATGCTTATTTGTACGCTTTATCGTATTCATTAAAAGACATTTTTCATGTCGTAACAGCTGCTTTGATAATTCTGTTCACCGTTTCAATGCATATCATGTTGAGCGACAATTGAGCATGATGAGCAAGTACGTTGGTTCCTGCTTATTGGTTTTAGAATACAGCTGGTAGATTTTCGGATTTGATCGAATTATGGACGTTATTACTCATATCTTGTGAATATCGTGTGAAATTTATTGAGCAAAATTTTGGATTAAAAACGTTATTGCTGTACAGATATTAAACAAAATGAGAATATATGGCATTATATCAATAATTAATTTATGATATATCAAATATTTACCCCTAATTTAATTTAATGTTAAAATATCAAATATATTATTTTTGGATGGTGTGAACAGTACCGAAAGATATATAATGGTTTAGCATGATGTATTATTTACTAACAAATTAAGACTAATAAATTAAAACTAATTGATAAAGGTGAAAACCATGAATGAAATAAGTACCTACGATGGAATGCATGTGAGAAATCCCAGGAATAATGCCGTAGAGTACAATGTTCCTGAAGGATTTATGAGAATATTGGTATATCTACTGTCTTTCGTTCTTCCTTTTGGAATGGTGACAGGTATTTACTATTCGATCAGGCCGGATTATCAGAGTAAAGTATTTGGAAAAAATTGTTTCATGCTTTCAATCACTCCATTGCTCGCCACAATCATCGTTCTGGTGATTGCATTACTGTCAATGGCTGTGATTTTCGCACTAAAATACTAAATATGCATTTATGAGGTGAGGAGGCACTACCCTTGCCCGCCTTCTCATCTTCATAATACCTATATAATAAACACTACTTTTCGAACAACAACTGATATATTCCAATAATAAGTCCATGTTATTATTGGGAAAATAGTAAATAAAAAAAGTATCAGTTGAATGAAGAAAGTATTCCGAATATTTTCAATGTGATGTATATTGCAAGAACGAGTATGATAGCCACAATAATTTTGAAGTTTGGAGTATTTTCAATTAAGCCTTTCAAATCATTTCACCACTTAAGTAAATTAATCTTTTTAACGTAATGATTTAATAACCTGTTCCTACTTATAGGTTTCTTTTTTGTTGTGAACTATTGTGAAACAGGGTTTATTGAGAAGAGTTGTAGATCCAACATAATCTATTGCCTATTTTCAATAGCAGGTAAGCCATATTTCATCAAAACATTTAATATATTTATTATTAGTACATTTTATAGTATTGTCAATATTAGCTTCGACCGATTCTTATTTATAGTATTTAATCTTATAGTGTGAAACTGGTGATATAATGAAACTTATCTACACACTTTCATTAACTTTAGTACTATTGACAGTATTGTCAGCACCGAGCAGTGCTTACCAATCCTATGCGGATGAGGTTCCAGGAGACTTGAATGGAAATTGTTTAATTTGTCATGCTGATGCCAACGGAGGCGGTGATCTAAATTCATATGGGATAGATTACAGCGCATATCAATCTTTTGAGGATATAGCGAGCCTTGATTCTGACAAAGATGGCTATACAAATCAGGAAGAACTGGACGAAATGACACTGCCGGGAGATGATACTTCATTCCCTGAGCCAGATGAGCCTGAAGGTTCACCAGGATTTGGCTTCATAGGGATGTCAATTGGGATCCTGGGAGCATTACTCCTGATAAATGGCCGGGAAAGAAGATAGTCCCGGCTTTACCTTTTTTAGTTGCATGCATATATCCTCAAATATGTAAGGATTTATCTGCTCCTTTTTTTCTACTACCAACTTATTGGTTACATTCTACTCTTATCGACGATTGTACCCTTACACATCCATTTTCATCTATTGTTTCAAACCGCCCATTTTTCCCAACATTATTTCATACCCTTTTTCACACCCTTTTTCACACCATAGGAACATACCAGATAAAGAAGGTAATTCATGAAAATTCTCATTCCTTAGAATGTACTGTCGAAATTAATAATTAATGATGGGGTACAATACAGAAAGCAGATAATCGATAACTATCAACGTTGAAAAGAGACCTATCAGGTGAAAATCCACTTCAAAGCAAACATCAACATTAGAGTATACAACTCAATGTCGGATAATACTAAAAAGAAGAAAAGAATCAAGATGTAAGGGCACTGTTATGCCCTGTACACCTTGACTATCATTTCATTTGCCAGGGCATTACCTGAAACGGGGTCAGCAGCAGTGTTATAGAACTGGTAATCATTGGTTCCGTTACCGTTTGCCACTTCACCCATGTTCCAGTGTCCAAACCCGTGCTGCATACCTACCACTTCAGGATGTATCCGGTCAGTGAGAAGCGCAGTACCTTTATCCTTGACATTTTTTGTCTCGATCCATACTGGATCCCCGGTCCTGATGTTCAACCTTTCTGCAGTCTCAGGGTGAATTGCCAGGTAGTTGGAATGTTTCAATTCATCCAGCCAGATATTGTTCTGGGTTCTGACACCGGTATGAGATACTTCTTTCCAGTTTATCAGGTATAACGGATATTCATAGTCAGGTTTAATGTCTGCAGCCTTATACTCGGGTATGGGAGGGATAGGGTCACCATTGGCGTCTTTTGTATTTCCTAATGTACCGGAATACAGTTCGAACTTACGGGTTGGGGTTTCAAAACCTGCATGATATCTGTCCCATATCATGACACCTATTGGTTTTCCATCTTTGTCATGAACAACACCATTCTCGTCCACATCTGATGAGCCTGAAAGACGGATTATTTTGTCATACTTCTTGAATTTCGTACCTTCAGGATCGGTCCACGTGGCACCAGGCAGTTCCTTCAATTCCTCAAGAGTAATACCGGGGGCACCATTCTCAAGTTCTCTGCTAAGGTATTCCTCATAAACCAGATTATTAAAGAATAGGTTACCGTCTGTCTCACGTAATCCCAGGCGCCTGCCCAGCTCTATGATGAATTCGTATTCTACCGGCTGTCCGAACCGGGGTTCAATAACAGGCTGGCGCAGGCTTACCGACGGCCAGGTGGTCCAGTTATTGACCAGGTCATACCGTTCCAGGTAATGAGTACCGGGCAATACGAGGTCAGCCAGTTCGGCAGTTTCTGACATGTGTGTGTCCACAACAGCCAGGAATTCAAGACTCTTCATGGCTTCTATGACATTTTCGGTCCCTGGAACTGACATCACCAGGTTCTGGTGCATAACAACACCGACCTTTGGTTGATATGGTCCGGTCCCTTTTTGCATAGTGTTCAATGTCTCAACTATGACCCCGGATTCATGAGCAAATGGATATTTGTCAGTACCGCCATCCAGCCTGGAATACTTTGATGGTGTGTACTTTACTTCCTGATGTACATTTCCACTCATATCAGGCAGCACAAGACCTCCCCGCACATCGAACTGACCGAGCAGACCGGTCAGGGCGACAATGGCCCTCATGGTCTGGAAACCATTCGAATGCTGGGTTACGCCAGACCATGCATCGATAATTACCGGCCTGGTATTACCCAGTTCCCGTCCCAGCCTCTCAATAGTACCTGCCGGAATACCGGTAATCGATTCGGCCCATTCCGGGCTCTTATTCCTGACATAGTCAGCATACTCATCAAAACCAACAGTCCAGTGGTCTATGAAATCGTTATCATATAATCCCAGTTTAATGATGACATGACCCAATGCAAGGGCAAGTGCACCGTCCGTGCCTGGTTTTATGGGGACCCATTCATGGGCTTTTGAAGCAGTAAAACTGTGGTACGGGTCTACAACCACCATCTGGGCCCCGTGCTGGATTCCGCGGATCATGGTTTGGGGCACATATCCCCATTTAACTGCAGAGAGAGGATTTGTACCAAACAGCAGAATGAACTTAGTATCCACGTTGTCTGTCAGTGGCCGCTGGTGCCCGACCATAGATTTGAATGCCGCCCTCCGGACTGCATCATACAGGTTCGACTGGTTATGGTAATTGGGAGTGCCATACAGGTTACAGAAATCCTGTTGTATATGAACAAAATTGTCATCATCACTGAACCATACCAGTTTATGGGCTTCACCGTTTTCCTTGAGTTCGGAAAGCTTCGTACTGATAAGTTCATAAGCTTCGGTCCATGTTATTTCTTTCCAGCCAGGGTCGATACCTTTCCCTTTTACAGGATTGGTGCGTTTCATGGGTTTGGAAAGCCTGTCATGATCATACAGGTCCATAATGCTGGCGTTACCTCTGGGACATAATGCTGCTCCTTCATTTTTATGTTCTTCAAAATCTTCAGACACATTAGATACGCCCATAGGGTTATGGAGATTCGGTACTACTTTGAGGACCACTTTTTCATTCTCCACGGTCATGACATCGGCCAGTACTCCGGTCTGTCCGCCGCACATATTACAGACTGTAGGTATCCATTTGTGCGGCTGTTTCCGGGCAGGGGCGCCAGCTATCTTGTGACAGTCGATACACTCGCTACCCGCCATGGCAGGATCTAACAATGCACTACCAGCAACAACTGCTCCGCCTGTTGCTGCGGTAAGTTTCAGGAATCCACGACGTGTGATGTCTTTGGAAGTCACGTCCTTGAACTGTTTCATCTCTTATCCTCCTCTACACGTCCCATGATACTGGAATCTGCGTCAATGTAAAATACCTTTGGTTCGGTTCCCAGTCCCGGTTTGATGAGCTGGGTAGGATAAAGGTGTATCAATTTCGATACTTCACTGTTCGGGTCGTTCATATCCCCGAATACCCTTGCTTTGGTCATACAGGAAAGCACGCATGCAGGCAGTGCACCATTATCCACTCTGTGAGCACAGAAAGAACACTTATCTGCTGTATCTTTATATTCTGTATGTTTTGGGTCATGGTTGGTGAAAGGTCCTTCATTCATGAACCTGGCATTATAAGGACAGGCTGCAATACAGGCCTTGCATCCCATGCAACGATTGAAATCAATAAGCGTCACACCGTCTTCACGTATAAACGATGCCCTGACCGGGCACACAAGAACACAGGGTGGACGGTCACAGTGATTGCATAACCTGGGCAGGTTAAAGGTCTTGACATTTGGATACGTCCCTTTCTCGATCTTCTTAACCCATGACCTGTAATGCTTCAGAGGTACTTCATTTTCCTGCTTACATGCAATGGAACAGGCATGACATCCTATACATTTACGGAGGTCTATGACCATAGCGTATTTTTTTTCCGGGTCTCCGTGTCTGAATTCCGGTCTTGGGTATTTAGGACCCCAATTTTCATTTATCCTGTCAAGTTTTTTCTTTCCCATTTCTTATTCCTCCAGCTCCAATGGGACTTCAGTTCCTCTGTGAACAACACTCTGTCCAATAATTCCATCAATCATTGCAACGATCTTCGGCGTGTATTTCAAAGCCAGTATATAAGTGATGGTACCGAAAATGATAATGCCGGTCAATAGCATTATTTCCTCGAAGAGGGAATAACCGATATATCCGATCTCATTCGTATAGGGCACCAATCCGGCTTCGCTTTTCGGGATCATCTGTCCGCCAACTATCACGTTAAATCTCATTGCGAAAGTTCCGATAACCACAAGAGCTCCGGCCAGGCCCTGCCCGAGATATGTCCGGCCGGTCTTTGGATGGGACAAAAGCAGCAACGGTACAATTCCGCCTAAGAATATTTGTATCCACAGGAATGAGAACGATAGGGGTCCATTTAACCAGAGCATTATTGCTTCGTACTCTTCAGCAGCAGAGTATAACATAGTCGTTATATCTACAATATCAAGGAAGAATTCCAGCACAAGGAAGAAAACAAGCAGGTTTCCTATGCTGTAAACGATTTCCGGATCGATCTTCTTCTTCTCAGGGAAGTATTTTTCCTTTATGGTTACAACAACTATCAATAATGCAATTCCCGACGTCAGTGCAGAAACAAGGAACAACACCGGCATGAGAGCGGTGTGCCACAACACCATACCTTTATTGAGCCCGAACACAAATCCAGTATCTGCATGCACTCCGAGGGCAACCGGTATACAAATAATGCCCATTAGCTTTGCATATTTGTCGTTGCCGGTAAAGATGAAATATGCATATATAATACTGCATAACAGATAGGCACTGATCACAAAAGTAGCCCAACTGAACATAGAAGCTATGTTCGGGTATAAAAATGTATAATAAGCCCGGGTAGGCTGGGTTGTATCTGCAAACAGTGTCATATTCGCCATCAATAATAGTACAATAGCCATTAATACAGCGTTCTTCGATATGACCTTATATTCCTTTTTCCCGAATACATATGCCAGGGTCGATAGTGTGAAAGACCCTGCACTCAGTCCTGTAAAAAAGGGGAAAGCTGTAATTAGCAATCCCCATATCAGTCCATGTTGTACATTATATACTTCTTGGAAAACCATTTCTCCTCTACCTCATTATTGTTATTATATTAAAATCGCTGTGCTGACACCCATTTTATTTGGTGTGAATGTTTGATGGGACAACATCAATTTCTCCTTTAAATGAACTTAATCATCAGTAATTTACACATTCTACTTAAATGTTTGTGAATTTTCAATTTGTTAGTGTGAAATAGAACAAATAATAATAGTAGGTACAATATGAAATAAACAGTAATTATTCACTTTACAAGTAAAAAAATACTGATTTGTGGTTATTTTCATAAAATAGTGCAAAAATGATAAACTAATATTGGATTAGTAGGAAAAACGAGAACATAATGATATCTAAAATTACTCTTAGAGTGTGAAAAAGACCGAAATGTTTATACATATTATATGCAAAGTAATTGCTAAATAAGTAAGAACCAGGTGATATCATTTGAAGGGAAAGCGACTATTCATTTCTTTATTACTGATGACTGCCTTTTTGACCATTGTATCAATGGCCGAAAGTGATAACGTTGAACTCAATGCGTTAGATGTTAATTGCCGCAGTTGTCATACAGACCCACATCCGATACATTCAAAAATTAATTTACAATGCCAGGAGTGCCATGGTGAAACCCTTAATGTGAGAATACCTCAATGTACAACATGCCATAAAGGACCTATCCATGAAGTCCATAAGGATAAAGTAAACAGTCAGCCCTGTTCAAGCTGCCATAAGAACATTCAGGGAAAACACAACTCCCTTTTGGGCGATTCTATCTGTGAACACTGTCACAAAGATCTGATAACCATTCATGGTAGTGAAATTGATGCCTGTACCAAGTGCCACGGTTCTGCCGCTAAGATAACAAAACCGGTCAAAACACAAAGTATGGCGGTCATATGCGAAAATTGTCACCAGGCAGAGAGCGTGGCCACCATTCATGGTTCAAAAGATGATTCCCAAACCTGTTACCGGTGTCACCGAGAGGGTGTGGAAGAGACTGAGACAACAAAGATCCCCCATATAATACATGTGCCAAAAGTGGATTGCATGACCTGTCACTGGGACTTAAAGGAGGATACCATCACTGTTCCTCAATGTTCCAGGTGCCACAATATTGACAAGATACATGCTTTTGGCAGTATAGGGAAAACAATGAAAGGTTCAGTGGAGTGTTCAATTTGCCATCCGGATTTATCAGTACAGAAAAATATGGGCGAAGTAACAGATATATTCGGTAAACCTTCACCTACAGAGGTACCTGA
Proteins encoded:
- the nrfD gene encoding polysulfide reductase NrfD, yielding MVFQEVYNVQHGLIWGLLITAFPFFTGLSAGSFTLSTLAYVFGKKEYKVISKNAVLMAIVLLLMANMTLFADTTQPTRAYYTFLYPNIASMFSWATFVISAYLLCSIIYAYFIFTGNDKYAKLMGIICIPVALGVHADTGFVFGLNKGMVLWHTALMPVLFLVSALTSGIALLIVVVTIKEKYFPEKKKIDPEIVYSIGNLLVFFLVLEFFLDIVDITTMLYSAAEEYEAIMLWLNGPLSFSFLWIQIFLGGIVPLLLLSHPKTGRTYLGQGLAGALVVIGTFAMRFNVIVGGQMIPKSEAGLVPYTNEIGYIGYSLFEEIMLLTGIIIFGTITYILALKYTPKIVAMIDGIIGQSVVHRGTEVPLELEE